In one Chryseobacterium camelliae genomic region, the following are encoded:
- a CDS encoding nucleoside deaminase, with translation MFTDEYYMKMALQEAEIALEKDEVPIGCVIVSNNRIIARAHNLTETLNDVTAHAEMQAITSAANFLGGKYLKDCTLYVTLEPCVMCSGALSWSQISKVVIGARDEQRGFINKHLSLHPKTEIVTGMMENECSSIVKEFFKSKR, from the coding sequence ATGTTTACGGACGAATATTATATGAAAATGGCTTTACAGGAAGCCGAAATTGCACTGGAAAAAGATGAGGTTCCCATCGGATGCGTTATCGTTTCTAACAACAGAATCATTGCAAGAGCACACAATCTTACCGAAACATTAAATGATGTTACCGCCCATGCAGAAATGCAGGCCATCACTTCTGCCGCTAACTTTCTAGGAGGCAAATATTTAAAAGACTGCACGCTTTATGTGACATTAGAACCTTGCGTGATGTGTTCGGGAGCGCTTTCATGGTCACAGATCTCAAAAGTAGTGATTGGAGCACGTGACGAACAGAGAGGATTCATCAATAAGCATCTTTCTCTCCATCCGAAAACGGAAATCGTAACCGGAATGATGGAAAACGAATGTTCTTCGATTGTAAAGGAGTTCTTTAAATCAAAACGCTAG
- a CDS encoding energy transducer TonB codes for MLNTEFKKKFEAENNTFAKAGIKQDYLLFMKKMDSIENVAMIGALLRVKNLEDLQRIKKKNDKTASSDTQPKESTTINKNADYPGGINALRQEVARIFYTAGVYSETKTIKANVDFIVEKDGSISNVNAQGDNFTFNRQAEIALYSIPEKFSPATINGESVRFSFKLPLTMNIE; via the coding sequence ATGCTCAATACCGAGTTTAAAAAGAAGTTTGAGGCAGAGAACAATACTTTCGCCAAAGCAGGCATAAAACAGGATTATCTTTTGTTTATGAAAAAGATGGACAGCATCGAAAATGTTGCCATGATTGGTGCTTTATTAAGAGTTAAAAACCTGGAAGATTTACAGAGAATCAAAAAGAAAAACGACAAAACAGCGTCATCCGATACTCAGCCAAAAGAAAGTACAACAATCAATAAAAATGCAGATTACCCTGGAGGAATCAATGCTTTAAGACAGGAAGTTGCCCGGATTTTCTATACGGCAGGAGTATATTCTGAAACCAAAACCATTAAAGCCAATGTTGATTTTATTGTCGAAAAAGATGGCAGCATCAGCAATGTAAACGCTCAGGGAGATAATTTCACCTTCAACAGGCAGGCTGAAATTGCCTTATACTCTATTCCTGAAAAATTTTCCCCAGCAACCATTAACGGAGAATCGGTGAGGTTTAGTTTCAAACTCCCTTTAACCATGAATATCGAATAA